One window of the Rosa rugosa chromosome 3, drRosRugo1.1, whole genome shotgun sequence genome contains the following:
- the LOC133740194 gene encoding probable carboxylesterase 12 has translation MSDELAHDFSPIIKVYKDGRIDRLLGTSTVPASIDPQTGVQSKDVVISTAPPISARLYIPKSTATESAESTQKLPLLVYFHGGGFCVESAFSPTYHNYLNSLVSEANVAAVSVEYRLAPEHPLPAAYEDSWAALKWVESHLAGNGPEEWLNRYADLNRVFFSGDSAGANIAHHMGLRVGSEKLVGFKLNGIVLVHPYFWGEEPIGGEVALAESLRKMVPALWRFAYPLTSGSDDPFFNPGKDPKLGELGCEKVLVCVAEKDALKDRGWYYSEVLKKSGWNGVVEVSEAKEEQHVFHLSNATCDNAVTMLKKIVSFMN, from the coding sequence ATGAGCGACGAACTAGCCCATGATTTCTCTCCCATCATCAAAGTATACAAAGACGGTCGAATCGACCGCCTCCTAGGCACATCCACAGTCCCTGCATCCATTGATCCCCAAACCGGTGTTCAATCCAAAGACGTCGTcatctcaaccgcaccacccaTCTCTGCAAGGCTTTACATTCCCAAATCCACCGCAACCGAGTCAGCCGAGTCAACCCAGAAGCTCCCTCTTCTCGTTTACTTTCACGGCGGTGGCTTCTGCGTTGAAAGTGCTTTCTCTCCCACTTATCACAACTACCTCAACTCTTTAGTCTCCGAGGCCAATGTTGCAGCTGTTTCTGTTGAATATAGGCTGGCGCCGGAGCATCCACTCCCGGCTGCCTATGAAGATTCGTGGGCCGCACTCAAATGGGTGGAGTCCCATCTCGCCGGAAACGGCCCGGAAGAGTGGCTGAACCGGTATGCAGATTTGAACCGGGTTTTCTTTTCAGGTGATAGTGCTGGGGCTAACATAGCTCACCACATGGGTTTGAGAGTTGGATCTGAGAAGTTGGTGGGTTTTAAGCTGAATGGGATTGTTCTGGTGCATCCCTACTTTTGGGGTGAAGAACCAATAGGGGGAGAAGTAGCTTTGGCCGAGAGTCTTAGAAAGATGGTGCCTGCTTTGTGGCGGTTTGCTTACCCTTTGACTAGTGGATCCGATGACCCGTTTTTTAATCCGGGTAAGGATCCGAAGTTGGGGGAGTTGGGTTGTGAGAAAGTTTTGGTCTGTGTTGCGGAGAAGGATGCGTTGAAAGATAGGGGGTGGTATTACAGTGAGGTGTTGAAGAAGAGTGGATGGAATGGAGTTGTGGAGGTATCAGAAGCGAAGGAGGAGCAGCATGTGTTCCATTTGTCCAATGCTACTTGTGACAATGCTGTGACCATGCTCAAGAAGATCGTTTCTTTCATGAATTAG